In a genomic window of Kluyveromyces marxianus DMKU3-1042 DNA, complete genome, chromosome 7:
- the HEK2 gene encoding Hek2p, producing MSSSVESIGNGTVQGSAQGTSPGPSPSPGVSQDLDTNLNAAASASAGPGQAPDNNGLGSNSITFHVLVSLKEAAKIIGPQGNTIESIRKENDIKIGISPREKSCSDRLLNVSGNARQVANALGQVLRVLTTDYEPEEHVFKHLRFMLPPASKEEIEDPEKWKQIGNLRLICTNPQISSVIGQQGAKIKKLIETHSVKLVASKHFLPDSKDRVLEIQGFPTSVANCINEIAELFIQDDVHVPPRTLPRYYPHSKHTKEIQVSQTLAIPKEYVGALLGVGGNRIANLRKFTKTKIVIGQEPNETGNRIFTIWGNDQKSVKLAQTMLLKNLDVEKKRREEHEAALRTTGGAGAGAESAAATDSSAAANNVETAET from the coding sequence ATGTCGTCATCAGTGGAAAGTATTGGGAATGGGACGGTCCAGGGCTCGGCCCAGGGCACGAGCCCTGGGCCAAGCCCAAGCCCTGGCGTGAGCCAGGACTTGGATACAAACTTGAATGCCGCTGCCTCTGCCTCTGCTGGCCCAGGACAAGCCCCAGACAACAACGGGTTGGGCTCGAATAGCATTACGTTCCACGTCTTGGTGTCGTTGAAAGAGGCAGCAAAGATCATTGGGCCCCAGGGAAACACCATTGAGAGTATAAGAAAGGAGAACGACATCAAGATCGGGATATCGCCTCGCGAAAAGTCGTGTTCTGACCGGTTGTTGAACGTTTCGGGGAACGCGAGACAGGTTGCGAACGCATTGGGCCAGGTTTTGCGGGTGTTGACGACCGATTACGAGCCAGAAGAACATGTGTTCAAGCACCTCAGATTCATGTTGCCGCCAGCGtcgaaagaagaaatcgagGATCCCGAGAAGTGGAAGCAGATTGGTAACTTGAGGTTGATATGCACCAACCCGCAAATCTCGTCTGTTATTGGACAGCAGGGAgccaagatcaagaagttgatcGAGACCCACAGCGTGAAGCTCGTTGCGTCGAAACACTTCTTGCCGGACTCCAAGGACCGGGTGTTGGAGATCCAGGGTTTCCCCACCTCTGTTGCGAACTGCATCAACGAGATCGCGGAGCTTTTCATCCAGGACGACGTGCATGTACCTCCAAGAACCTTGCCCCGCTACTACCCACACTCGAAGCACACGAAGGAGATCCAGGTCTCGCAGACGCTCGCCATCCCAAAGGAGTACGTCGGTGCGTTGTTGGGTGTCGGTGGTAACCGGATCGCCAACTTGAGGAAATTCACCAAGACCAAGATCGTCATTGGCCAAGAGCCAAACGAAACGGGCAACAGAATCTTCACCATCTGGGGTAACGACCAGAAATCCGTCAAGCTGGCCCAGACCATGCTACTAAAGAACTTGGACGtcgagaagaagagacgCGAGGAACACGAGGCTGCATTGAGAACTACTGGTGGTGCAGGTGCAGGTGCAGaatctgctgctgcaacaGACAgttctgctgctgccaaCAACGTCGAAACTGCAGAAACATAA
- the SHE1 gene encoding She1p, giving the protein MDKENIRPLMDGNDIIEYIGVSKRLGNNVLQELEQRASNILPRVSPGKQQLLDEVNGVVQGSHGQIKTSISMKFHDKHEKRFQDMESIDTHYSLAKYVDGSEKVCQTQNQYQSGDVAMEEPQTPAKRSEAQISSEDDGSVQKKQKSVSRDSHGGASSVGDGAALFSPVTDITHRIRRLRVRMSSGSERDRHERDRRRNIISNTPLRRQQQIHESVPMPPSSLPTFAKPTATSLQRKQQNDPFQRLLAASKSNSRPAAAAASKQASKHGDIFRNLNKKDTTTTTTSSSAGPAATTSRAPSRTTSRTTSRTTSRATSRTTTPEKQPHNRIPKSKSVFERLYEQSTISRSNSAQDVSLKPVRKPNTRLPSSKTQNDLHSVTTTAAKLTKSTTMHNLSVNRPQWR; this is encoded by the coding sequence ATGGACAAGGAAAACATTCGTCCACTGATGGATGGAAATGATATCATCGAGTACATTGGAGTATCCAAGAGACTTGGGAACAATGTTCTACAGGAGTTGGAGCAGCGAGCCAGCAATATTCTACCGAGGGTTTCTCCTGGGAAACAGCAGCTTTTGGATGAGGTGAATGGGGTGGTGCAGGGGTCGCATGGACAGATAAAGACATCTATATCTATGAAGTTTCATGATAAACATGAGAAGCGATTCCAGGACATGGAGTCGATTGATACGCATTATTCGCTGGCCAAGTATGTGGATGGTTCTGAGAAGGTGTGTCAGACGCAGAATCAATATCAATCGGGTGATGTCGCGATGGAGGAGCCTCAGACACCGGCGAAAAGAAGTGAGGCTCAAATAAGCAGTGAGGATGATGGGTCTGtgcaaaagaagcaaaagtCTGTGAGCCGAGACTCTCATGGAGGTGCTTCATCAGTAGGGGATGGTGCCGCTTTATTCAGTCCTGTAACGGATATTACACATAGAATAAGAAGACTGAGAGTGCGCATGTCGTCTGGAAGTGAAAGGGACAGACACGAAAGGGACCGTCGCAGAAACATAATCAGCAACACGCCATTGCGTAGACAACAGCAGATCCACGAGTCTGTGCCCATGCCACCGTCGTCGCTGCCCACGTTTGCGAAACCCACTGCTACATCCTTGCAAAGAAAGCAGCAAAACGATCCGTTCCAGAGGTTGTTGGCAGCCTCGAAGTCAAACTCGAGGCCGGCAGCTGCAGCTGCATCAAAACAAGCTTCGAAACATGGCGATATATTTAGAAATTTGAATAAGAAAGacactactactactactactagtagtagtgcTGGCCCCGCTGCCACGACAAGCCGTGCTCCAAGCCGCACTACAAGTCGCACCACAAGTCGTACTACAAGCCGCGCGACCAgcagaacaacaacaccagaGAAACAACCACACAACAGGATACCCAAATCGAAATCGGTGTTTGAGAGACTATACGAGCAATCCACTATATCAAGATCTAATTCAGCACAAGACGTGAGTCTGAAACCGGTCAGGAAACCAAACACAAGACTGCCTTCGTCCAAAACGCAAAACGACCTACACAGCGTCACGACTACAGCAGCAAAGCTTAcaaaatcaa
- the RIB1 gene encoding GTP cyclohydrolase II, giving the protein MTAETVAEAVPSSSTLSQNKSAAAADAAAAAKAASGLPHVQCIARARIPTVQGPDIFLHLYQNDRDNKEHLAIVFGEDIRSRSLFRKHAGETQEARMIRGAYVGKLYPGRTSADVDEKQGLSLQFDEKDGSLVVEPSTTWCEQETLVRIHSECYTGETAWSARCDCGEQFDRAGKLMAVDHEGDIKGGNGHGVIVYLRQEGRGIGLGEKLKAYNLQDLGADTVQANLLLKHPVDARDFSIGRAILIDLGISQVRLLTNNPDKVAQVEQPPFLHCVERVPMVPLSWSGNHSEGIHSKEIDGYLRTKIERMGHLLQQPLTLHTAPTDPKTAAI; this is encoded by the coding sequence ATGACAGCAGAAACGGTAGCAGAAGCGgtaccatcatcatcgacTTTGAGTCAGAATAAAAgtgcagcagcagctgacgctgctgctgctgctaaaGCTGCCTCAGGACTCCCCCACGTACAGTGCATCGCCAGAGCCAGAATACCCACGGTCCAGGGCCCAGATATCTTCTTGCACTTGTACCAGAACGACAGAGACAACAAGGAACACCTGGCTATCGTGTTCGGAGAAGACATTCGGTCGAGGTCTTTGTTCCGCAAACACGCCGGCGAGACGCAAGAGGCGCGCATGATCAGAGGCGCATACGTTGGGAAGTTGTATCCAGGACGCACGAGCGCGGATGTGGACGAAAAGCAGGGCTTGTCGCTGCAATTTGACGAGAAAGACGGAAGTCTAGTGGTGGAGCCATCGACGACGTGGTGCGAGCAGGAGACGCTTGTGCGGATCCATTCGGAGTGCTACACCGGGGAGACGGCATGGAGTGCGCGTTGTGACTGCGGGGAACAGTTTGACCGCGCCGGAAAGCTCATGGCGGTGGATCACGAGGGCGACATTAAAGGTGGGAACGGCCACGGCGTCATTGTGTACTTGAGACAGGAGGGCAGGGGTATCGGACTCGGCGAGAAGCTCAAGGCGTACAATTTGCAGGATCTTGGCGCAGACACGGTGCAGGCGaacttgttgttgaagcaTCCTGTGGATGCACGTGACTTTTCCATCGGACGTGCCATTCTAATCGATTTGGGCATCTCGCAGGTGCGGTTGCTCACCAACAACCCGGATAAAGTGGCCCAAGTGGAGCAGCCTCCGTTCCTCCACTGCGTCGAGCGTGTGCCGATGGTGCCCTTGTCGTGGTCGGGAAACCACAGCGAGGGGATCCACTCGAAGGAGATCGACGGCTACTTGCGCACCAAGATCGAGCGCATGGGCCATCTCCTCCAGCAACCGCTCACCTTGCACACCGCCCCAACAGACCCAAAGACCGCTGCTATATGA